One Mycolicibacterium sarraceniae genomic window carries:
- a CDS encoding TetR/AcrR family transcriptional regulator yields METTRSGRPRLTEQRRPGTTAREEILDAAGELFTTRGYASTSTRAIAEAVGIRQASLYHYFKTKDELLSALLHQTVTPTLTFLADLQQADPSPEQCLHTLAAFDGAQLLTSRWNLGALYLMPELREARLATFWTERERLRLAYLDLSRIILGATGVADDAADLPFRLVESLVNMWSRTPQPDRARLAGHVADACLRVLGVTDDLPALRAGTLHHLGRNDPARVGRL; encoded by the coding sequence ATGGAGACAACGCGGTCGGGCCGCCCGCGCTTGACCGAACAGCGCAGGCCCGGCACTACGGCCCGGGAGGAGATCCTCGACGCTGCGGGGGAACTGTTCACCACCCGCGGTTATGCGAGTACATCCACCCGGGCGATCGCTGAGGCGGTCGGCATCCGGCAGGCCTCGCTATATCACTACTTCAAGACCAAGGACGAGCTGTTGTCGGCGTTGCTTCATCAGACCGTCACGCCGACCCTGACGTTCCTGGCCGACCTGCAGCAGGCTGATCCGTCGCCGGAACAGTGTCTGCACACCCTGGCCGCCTTCGACGGTGCGCAGTTGCTGACGTCGCGGTGGAACCTTGGTGCGCTGTATTTGATGCCCGAGCTACGGGAAGCCCGATTGGCCACGTTCTGGACCGAACGCGAGCGCCTGCGGCTGGCGTATCTCGACCTCAGCCGGATCATCCTTGGTGCGACCGGAGTCGCCGATGATGCCGCCGACCTGCCCTTCCGCCTGGTCGAGTCGTTGGTGAACATGTGGTCGCGGACCCCGCAGCCCGATCGCGCGAGGTTGGCCGGCCACGTCGCCGACGCCTGCCTGCGGGTACTCGGAGTCACCGACGACCTGCCCGCCCTGCGGGCCGGCACCCTTCACCACCTGGGCCGCAACGATCCGGCGCGGGTGGGACGTTTGTAG
- a CDS encoding cysteine hydrolase family protein, with protein sequence MPKQPLIVGNPVLVVVDMQESGGMPAAEVGIEHMAGYDDRIELAERLIAAARASGIPIVFFQEVHRPSGVDFGRELDGNEGEHCVEGRAGTPLHPRLLPDFTGPNHEFHIVKRRYSGFIGTEFEIVLSGLKADTLILIGGLTDVCVHYTFADAHQRDFYVRVVTDCVGGSSVYRHDAALDAMEYLQAGAVRTGDEIIAAFEQLGAPVLEGATR encoded by the coding sequence GTGCCGAAACAGCCACTGATCGTTGGCAATCCGGTTCTGGTCGTCGTCGATATGCAAGAAAGCGGTGGTATGCCCGCCGCCGAGGTCGGCATCGAGCATATGGCAGGCTACGACGACCGGATCGAACTGGCCGAGCGGCTCATCGCCGCCGCCCGTGCCTCGGGTATCCCCATCGTGTTCTTCCAGGAGGTGCACCGTCCCAGCGGTGTCGACTTCGGCCGCGAGCTGGACGGCAATGAGGGGGAGCACTGCGTCGAGGGTAGGGCGGGCACCCCGCTGCACCCGAGGTTACTGCCCGACTTCACCGGTCCCAACCACGAATTCCATATCGTCAAGCGGCGCTATTCCGGTTTCATCGGAACGGAATTCGAGATCGTGCTGTCCGGGCTGAAGGCGGACACGCTGATCCTGATCGGCGGACTGACCGATGTGTGCGTGCACTACACATTCGCCGATGCGCACCAGCGGGACTTCTATGTGCGGGTGGTGACCGACTGCGTCGGCGGGTCGTCGGTATACCGGCACGACGCCGCGCTGGATGCCATGGAGTACCTACAGGCCGGTGCGGTGCGCACCGGTGACGAAATCATCGCAGCGTTCGAGCAGCTCGGCGCGCCCGTCCTCGAAGGAGCCACCCGTTGA
- a CDS encoding ABC transporter substrate-binding protein has product MKIRPLGVLAAGTAVLLVASACGGGSNSSGGTPNAAPTDKVLHLSFLQDPGQPPDPDVYYAGQGLLLTTNTYEGLLQYKGGTDKPVLEPLLATEWNASPDNKVFTFKLREGVKFHDGTPFTSAAVKASFDRRAAVNQGPAYMVTDIDSVTTQGDYGVTVTLKAPNSAFLDYLACPYGPRIMSPEGLKTNGGTDNAQGYLTNHDLGTGPYTLTAAEVGSKYELTAFADYWGAKPYFEKVELPVITDVSAQQLQFNNGQVAAILHDLPSSAVGQYLNDNKYSHYSLPTMMSNYVYINPRKGMMTDVKNRNAVMQAIDVDELVKQTYFGRGKKAEQIYPPNMMAAEFGKQAVTHDPSVLTGIAAGLPADQKAVTIGYDSSNPDNQLISNLIQTQLAAAGLTAKVQAYPTSEIYGWVGGDGQSAPEIMTYLGWPDAPSPYTWGHISWDADGGLNFFGCSAPAVTAALAKGLPAGTDADFSTAGEEAVKTGCWLNIADVNDFMVAQPWLKGVEQAHVVTDPNTLRLSALSVG; this is encoded by the coding sequence TTGAAGATTCGCCCGCTTGGAGTACTCGCCGCAGGCACCGCGGTCCTGCTCGTCGCGTCCGCGTGCGGTGGCGGATCCAATTCATCCGGCGGTACACCCAACGCCGCACCGACCGACAAGGTGCTGCACCTGTCGTTCCTGCAGGACCCGGGCCAGCCGCCAGACCCCGACGTCTACTACGCGGGACAGGGTCTCCTGCTGACCACCAACACCTACGAGGGCCTGCTGCAGTACAAGGGCGGCACCGACAAGCCGGTGCTGGAGCCACTTCTGGCCACCGAGTGGAATGCCTCGCCCGATAACAAGGTGTTCACGTTCAAGCTGCGCGAAGGCGTCAAGTTCCACGACGGCACCCCGTTCACGTCCGCCGCGGTCAAAGCCTCGTTCGACAGACGCGCGGCCGTGAACCAGGGCCCGGCGTACATGGTCACCGACATCGACTCGGTGACAACCCAGGGCGATTACGGCGTCACCGTCACGCTCAAAGCGCCCAACTCGGCGTTCCTGGACTACCTGGCCTGCCCGTACGGACCCCGCATCATGAGCCCGGAGGGCCTGAAGACGAACGGCGGCACCGACAACGCACAGGGCTATCTCACCAACCACGATCTGGGCACCGGCCCATACACGCTGACCGCTGCCGAGGTCGGCTCCAAGTACGAATTGACCGCCTTCGCCGATTACTGGGGTGCCAAGCCGTACTTCGAGAAGGTCGAGCTCCCGGTGATCACCGACGTGTCGGCACAGCAGTTGCAGTTCAACAACGGCCAGGTCGCCGCGATCCTGCACGACCTGCCGTCCTCGGCGGTGGGGCAGTACCTCAATGACAACAAGTACTCGCACTACTCGCTGCCGACCATGATGTCGAACTACGTCTATATTAATCCGCGCAAAGGCATGATGACCGACGTCAAGAACCGCAACGCGGTGATGCAGGCCATCGATGTCGACGAGTTGGTCAAGCAGACCTACTTCGGCCGCGGAAAGAAGGCCGAACAGATCTATCCGCCGAACATGATGGCCGCTGAGTTCGGCAAGCAGGCGGTGACGCACGATCCGTCGGTGCTGACCGGAATCGCGGCGGGTCTGCCTGCCGACCAGAAGGCCGTCACCATCGGGTACGACTCCAGCAACCCGGACAACCAGTTGATCAGCAACCTGATTCAGACTCAGTTGGCTGCCGCCGGGCTGACTGCCAAGGTGCAGGCCTATCCCACCTCGGAGATCTACGGCTGGGTCGGCGGCGACGGGCAGTCCGCGCCGGAGATCATGACCTATCTCGGGTGGCCGGACGCGCCGTCGCCCTACACCTGGGGCCACATCTCCTGGGATGCCGACGGTGGGCTGAACTTCTTCGGCTGCTCGGCGCCGGCGGTTACCGCGGCACTGGCCAAGGGGCTGCCCGCCGGCACGGACGCAGACTTCTCGACAGCCGGGGAGGAAGCGGTCAAGACCGGTTGCTGGCTGAACATCGCTGACGTCAACGATTTCATGGTTGCTCAGCCGTGGCTGAAGGGTGTCGAGCAGGCGCACGTCGTGACTGACCCGAACACGCTTCGGCTGTCCGCGCTGTCCGTGGGCTGA
- a CDS encoding ABC transporter permease, whose amino-acid sequence MRTFVISRLGATAVILVALTAVMFVLQHISPLDPVKAQMGAQASASAVAARREALGLNDPIFTQFWHYLTGAVQGDLGTSYRTRHPVASDLGSFFPATLELALYGLGIALLLAVLLAFSTTLKWRGSAVLRAILFTGASAPMFLLGILGLIVFYQKLGWVPANGRTGISNPPTGPTGLLTVDGLLSGRFDVVTDALHHLILPALVMALGPAVAIGRVLRSSLLTDMDSDYARTARAKGLSESRIVASHVLRNCIGSSLSMTGLQIGLMFSGVLVVEQVFGWPGIGQYIAQSIPVADFPAIAGVTLMLGALYVFINTAVDLLQAAADPRIAAIGG is encoded by the coding sequence ATGAGAACATTCGTCATTTCCCGGCTGGGGGCCACCGCAGTGATCCTTGTCGCGTTGACCGCGGTGATGTTTGTGCTGCAACACATTTCGCCACTGGATCCGGTCAAGGCTCAGATGGGCGCGCAGGCGTCAGCATCGGCGGTCGCCGCACGCCGGGAAGCGCTCGGCCTCAACGACCCGATCTTCACCCAGTTCTGGCACTACCTCACCGGCGCGGTGCAGGGTGACCTCGGGACGTCCTACCGGACCCGGCATCCCGTCGCGTCCGATCTCGGCAGCTTCTTCCCGGCCACGTTGGAGCTGGCGCTCTACGGCCTCGGTATCGCGTTGCTGCTCGCCGTCCTGCTGGCGTTCAGCACGACGTTGAAGTGGCGGGGATCGGCTGTGCTGCGGGCGATCCTGTTCACCGGCGCGTCGGCGCCCATGTTCCTGCTCGGCATCCTCGGGCTGATCGTGTTCTATCAGAAGCTGGGTTGGGTGCCTGCCAACGGCCGCACCGGGATCAGCAACCCACCGACCGGACCCACCGGATTGCTGACCGTCGATGGCCTGCTCAGTGGACGCTTCGACGTCGTCACCGACGCGCTGCACCATCTGATCCTGCCGGCGCTGGTGATGGCGCTGGGACCCGCGGTGGCGATCGGCCGGGTGCTTCGGTCGAGCCTGCTAACCGACATGGACAGCGACTACGCGCGCACCGCGCGGGCAAAAGGCTTGTCGGAGAGCAGGATCGTGGCCAGCCACGTGCTGCGGAACTGCATCGGCTCGTCGTTGTCGATGACCGGCCTGCAGATCGGGCTGATGTTCAGCGGCGTGCTGGTCGTCGAGCAGGTCTTCGGCTGGCCGGGAATCGGCCAGTACATCGCCCAGAGCATTCCAGTCGCCGACTTCCCGGCGATCGCCGGCGTGACGCTGATGCTCGGCGCCCTCTACGTCTTCATCAATACGGCCGTGGATCTTCTCCAGGCCGCCGCAGACCCCCGCATCGCAGCAATAGGAGGATAG
- a CDS encoding ABC transporter permease, whose translation MAIALPAPALLRSREKRMAALAGDRALVLNWLGASLILLVTLIAVAVPLLAPYDPLVPVGMPLQAPGKDGFLLGTDSVGRDISTRVLFGVRSSWFAALVVVAVGLLIGGVVGLIAGATGGWLDATLMRITDGFLSLPAPVLAIAVVAALGPGFIHTLIAVSIVWWPFYARLVRGEIARLAARPHVEAARLAGVGPVRLAMRHLLPGAVPNALVAASLDLGTLILTLAALSFLGLGQSAPAPELGADAARNLSYFLQQWWIPVMPGLGVLVLAVIGNIAGDSLRNLMKTS comes from the coding sequence ATGGCTATCGCGTTACCCGCCCCGGCTCTGCTTCGCAGCCGTGAGAAGCGGATGGCGGCACTGGCAGGAGATCGTGCGCTGGTGCTGAATTGGCTTGGTGCGTCGCTGATTCTGCTGGTGACCCTGATCGCAGTCGCCGTACCGCTGCTCGCTCCGTACGATCCGCTGGTGCCGGTAGGGATGCCCCTGCAGGCACCCGGCAAGGACGGCTTCCTCTTGGGTACCGACAGCGTGGGCCGCGACATCTCGACCCGGGTGCTGTTCGGTGTACGGTCCAGCTGGTTTGCAGCACTGGTCGTGGTTGCGGTGGGACTGCTGATCGGCGGCGTCGTCGGACTGATCGCCGGGGCGACCGGCGGCTGGCTGGATGCCACCCTGATGCGCATCACCGACGGGTTCCTGTCGCTGCCCGCACCGGTTCTCGCGATCGCCGTCGTGGCCGCGTTGGGGCCCGGCTTCATCCACACCCTGATCGCGGTGTCGATCGTGTGGTGGCCGTTCTACGCCAGACTGGTTCGCGGTGAGATCGCCCGACTGGCCGCGCGACCGCACGTCGAGGCTGCCCGGCTGGCCGGCGTGGGACCGGTCCGCCTCGCCATGCGTCACCTGCTGCCGGGGGCGGTACCCAACGCACTGGTGGCCGCCAGCCTCGACCTCGGGACGCTGATTCTCACCTTGGCCGCGCTGTCGTTCCTGGGACTTGGCCAGTCCGCCCCGGCGCCCGAGCTGGGCGCCGACGCCGCCCGCAACCTCAGCTATTTCCTGCAGCAGTGGTGGATTCCGGTGATGCCCGGCCTCGGGGTGCTGGTCCTCGCGGTGATCGGCAACATCGCCGGCGACAGCCTGCGCAACCTGATGAAGACGAGCTAG
- a CDS encoding dipeptide ABC transporter ATP-binding protein, with protein MASAGSVALRPDAPATTPVGDVVAAVDDLSVTFRRNGKDVRALRGVSLDIAPGEIVGLVGESGSGKSVLGFSMLGLLGSAKTIGNVRVCGTDMLTGADKQLRKVRRLDLGAVFQDPMTSLNPTMRIGKQVEEVAGSSAEALKLLTAVGIPDPKRRMRAYPHELSGGLRQRVMIAIAVAGEPELIVADEPTTALDVTVQAQVLALLQRLRTEIGCSIVLITHDLGVAAQIADRIAVLYAGRIAEIGPTAEVLAAPAHPYTHGLLQSRLTLDTLRDRPLAAMAGQVPSPTAPLPGCAFVPRCAVARAECSSTPTDPVIVAANRVSACVIEPEQMRAELAGIVAAETEAFADRAAVDVEQSPAVDVRTVTKAFTVRQRWLDGSGTPASKLQALRGVSLTVAHGESVALVGESGSGKSTLLRIIAGLDKATTGEVALAANQRPQMVFQDAGASLTPWLSVGELIGERLRGTTMSRAERKDAVAAVLERVGLPQDIVKSRAAQLSGGQRQRVSLARATVIPPQVLLCDEPTSALDVSLAASVLNLIGELRRGLDMSVVFVTHDLSVARVVADRIAVMYLGRIVEIGPAEDVIGRPTHPYTQALVDAIPDLGRDCQVLAGEPASPLSPPTGCAFHPRCPIAIGTCSDLELDVRLEGIPGSPHQVACIERKAR; from the coding sequence ATGGCGAGCGCCGGAAGTGTTGCGCTACGACCTGACGCCCCGGCGACGACGCCGGTCGGCGACGTGGTCGCGGCAGTGGACGATTTAAGCGTCACGTTCCGCCGCAACGGCAAGGACGTCCGCGCGCTGCGTGGTGTGTCACTAGACATCGCTCCCGGCGAGATCGTCGGTCTGGTCGGCGAATCCGGATCCGGCAAGAGCGTGCTTGGCTTCAGCATGCTCGGACTGCTCGGGTCCGCCAAGACCATTGGCAACGTGCGGGTTTGCGGTACCGACATGCTCACCGGTGCGGATAAACAGTTGCGCAAGGTGCGGCGGCTGGATCTGGGCGCGGTGTTCCAGGATCCGATGACCTCGCTGAACCCCACTATGCGGATCGGCAAACAGGTCGAAGAGGTGGCCGGCAGCAGTGCTGAAGCACTCAAACTGCTTACTGCCGTTGGCATTCCGGACCCAAAGCGTCGGATGCGGGCCTATCCGCACGAGCTGTCCGGTGGCTTGCGCCAGCGGGTGATGATCGCGATCGCGGTGGCCGGTGAGCCCGAGTTGATCGTCGCCGACGAGCCGACCACCGCACTAGATGTCACCGTGCAGGCCCAGGTGCTGGCGCTGCTGCAGCGGCTGCGCACCGAGATCGGCTGCAGCATTGTGCTGATCACTCACGACCTCGGGGTGGCTGCCCAGATCGCTGACCGGATCGCGGTGCTCTATGCCGGGCGGATCGCCGAGATCGGCCCGACCGCAGAGGTGCTGGCCGCTCCCGCGCATCCTTACACTCACGGCCTGCTGCAATCGCGGCTCACGTTAGACACGTTGCGCGACCGCCCGCTGGCCGCGATGGCCGGCCAGGTGCCCAGCCCCACCGCACCGCTGCCCGGCTGCGCATTTGTGCCGCGATGCGCGGTGGCACGGGCCGAGTGTTCTTCCACACCAACCGATCCGGTCATCGTCGCCGCGAACCGGGTAAGCGCCTGCGTCATCGAGCCAGAGCAGATGCGGGCCGAGCTCGCCGGTATCGTCGCCGCCGAAACCGAAGCTTTCGCCGACCGGGCCGCGGTCGATGTCGAGCAGTCTCCGGCCGTCGATGTCCGCACCGTCACCAAGGCCTTCACCGTCCGCCAGCGCTGGCTCGATGGCTCGGGCACACCGGCGAGCAAACTCCAGGCGCTGCGTGGGGTGTCGCTGACCGTCGCCCATGGCGAATCGGTGGCGCTGGTGGGGGAGAGCGGCTCGGGCAAGTCGACCTTGCTAAGGATCATCGCCGGCCTGGACAAAGCGACCACCGGCGAGGTCGCGCTGGCCGCAAACCAACGCCCGCAGATGGTCTTTCAGGACGCCGGCGCCTCACTGACGCCGTGGCTGTCGGTGGGCGAACTGATCGGCGAGCGCCTGCGCGGTACGACGATGTCGCGTGCCGAACGCAAGGACGCCGTCGCCGCGGTGCTCGAGCGGGTCGGGTTGCCCCAGGACATCGTCAAGTCGCGGGCGGCGCAGCTCTCCGGCGGTCAGCGCCAGCGTGTTTCGCTGGCGCGGGCGACGGTGATCCCGCCACAGGTGCTGCTGTGCGACGAACCGACCAGCGCGCTCGACGTGTCGCTGGCGGCCTCGGTGCTCAACCTGATCGGCGAACTGCGCCGCGGGCTGGACATGTCGGTGGTGTTCGTGACCCACGACCTGTCGGTCGCACGGGTGGTCGCCGACCGGATCGCGGTGATGTACCTGGGCCGCATCGTTGAGATCGGCCCAGCCGAGGACGTCATCGGACGCCCGACCCACCCCTACACCCAGGCGCTCGTCGATGCGATCCCCGATCTGGGCCGCGACTGCCAGGTGCTGGCCGGGGAGCCCGCTAGCCCGCTGTCGCCGCCGACGGGATGCGCCTTTCACCCCAGGTGCCCCATCGCGATCGGCACGTGCAGCGATCTCGAACTCGACGTGCGGCTGGAAGGTATACCTGGCAGCCCGCACCAGGTCGCCTGTATCGAACGAAAGGCGCGCTGA
- a CDS encoding aldehyde dehydrogenase family protein codes for MREYLKFYIDGQWVDPVELRTLDVDNPTLEQVGGKIAIGSEADVDKAVKAARNAFNNWSQTTREERLDVLEAVLAEYQKRSGDLADAVHEEMGAPPSLASGSQVIMGMIQLSTAIDVLKSYSFEEQKGATLVAKEPIGVCGLITPWNWPINQIACKVFPALAAGCTMVLKPSEVAPFSGQIFTEVIAAAGVPAGVYNMVFGDGPGVGTALSSHPGIDMVSFTGSTRAGIEVARNAAPTVKRVAQELGGKSPNIVLDDEAFAQSVAAGISAMMLNSGQSCNAPSRMLVPKTRLDEAVTVARATAEGVKVGDLSDNSAIGPVASRMQFEKVQGLIQKGIDEGATVVAGGPGRPDGLDTGYYVRPTVFADVNNDMTIAREEIFGPVVCILGYDDLDQAIEIGNDTDYGLYGYVSGADLDKARALARRIRAGTVTINHAFDITAPFGGYKQSGNGREWGEEGLDEFLESKAVLGFAPAGTGE; via the coding sequence ATGCGCGAATATTTGAAGTTCTACATCGATGGCCAGTGGGTTGATCCGGTCGAACTCCGGACTCTCGACGTCGACAACCCCACCCTCGAACAGGTCGGCGGCAAGATCGCGATCGGTTCTGAGGCCGACGTGGACAAAGCGGTCAAGGCCGCCCGCAACGCGTTCAACAACTGGTCGCAGACCACGCGCGAGGAACGCCTCGACGTGTTGGAGGCGGTGCTGGCGGAATACCAGAAGCGCTCAGGTGACCTGGCTGACGCGGTGCATGAGGAGATGGGCGCACCGCCGTCACTGGCCAGCGGTTCGCAGGTCATCATGGGCATGATTCAACTGTCCACCGCGATCGATGTTCTGAAGAGCTACTCCTTCGAGGAGCAGAAGGGCGCCACCCTGGTGGCCAAGGAGCCGATCGGCGTCTGCGGGCTGATCACACCGTGGAACTGGCCGATCAACCAGATCGCCTGCAAGGTGTTCCCGGCACTGGCCGCCGGCTGCACGATGGTGCTCAAGCCCTCGGAGGTCGCGCCGTTCAGCGGGCAGATCTTCACCGAGGTCATCGCCGCGGCGGGAGTGCCTGCCGGGGTCTACAACATGGTCTTCGGCGACGGGCCAGGCGTCGGCACGGCGTTGTCGAGCCATCCCGGCATCGACATGGTCTCATTCACCGGATCCACGCGGGCGGGCATCGAGGTCGCACGCAACGCTGCGCCGACAGTCAAGCGGGTGGCCCAGGAACTCGGCGGCAAGAGCCCGAACATCGTCCTCGACGACGAGGCCTTCGCGCAGAGCGTCGCGGCGGGTATTTCGGCGATGATGCTGAACTCCGGCCAGAGCTGTAACGCGCCGTCGCGCATGTTGGTGCCGAAGACGCGGCTCGACGAGGCCGTCACGGTGGCTCGTGCCACTGCTGAAGGCGTCAAAGTCGGTGATCTGTCCGACAATTCGGCGATCGGGCCGGTGGCTTCCCGGATGCAGTTCGAGAAGGTCCAGGGACTGATCCAGAAGGGTATCGACGAAGGCGCGACGGTGGTCGCCGGCGGCCCCGGGCGCCCCGACGGTCTGGACACCGGGTACTACGTGCGCCCGACGGTGTTTGCCGACGTGAACAACGACATGACGATCGCGCGCGAGGAGATCTTCGGGCCGGTGGTCTGCATTCTCGGCTACGACGATCTGGATCAGGCCATCGAGATCGGCAACGACACCGACTATGGGCTCTACGGCTACGTCTCGGGAGCCGATCTGGATAAGGCACGGGCGCTGGCCCGCCGGATTCGTGCCGGTACGGTGACCATCAATCACGCCTTCGACATCACCGCCCCGTTCGGTGGTTACAAGCAGAGCGGCAACGGCCGCGAATGGGGCGAAGAAGGGCTCGATGAGTTCCTCGAGTCCAAGGCTGTTCTGGGCTTCGCGCCGGCCGGCACCGGGGAGTAG
- the dtd gene encoding D-aminoacyl-tRNA deacylase, translating to MRVLVQRVRSASVSVDGAVVGEIRPSSQGLLALVGVTHADTDDIARRLGEKLWQLRILDDQQSAADTGAPILVVSQFTLYANTTKGRRPTWNAAAPGAVAEPLVTVFVNTLRTLGAHVETGQFGADMQVELVNDGPVTVLLEL from the coding sequence ATGCGAGTTCTGGTGCAGCGGGTGAGGTCGGCGTCGGTGTCGGTGGACGGCGCGGTGGTCGGTGAAATCCGGCCATCGAGCCAGGGATTGCTGGCTTTGGTCGGTGTCACCCATGCCGACACCGATGACATTGCCCGGCGGCTGGGTGAAAAGCTCTGGCAGCTCAGGATTCTCGACGACCAGCAATCGGCAGCCGATACCGGCGCCCCGATTCTGGTGGTCAGTCAGTTCACGCTGTACGCCAACACCACCAAGGGGCGCAGGCCCACGTGGAACGCAGCGGCACCCGGTGCGGTCGCCGAGCCGCTCGTCACGGTGTTCGTCAATACCCTGCGCACACTGGGCGCCCACGTCGAAACTGGGCAGTTCGGTGCCGATATGCAGGTTGAACTGGTCAACGACGGACCCGTTACGGTGCTGCTGGAACTGTAA
- a CDS encoding N-acyl homoserine lactonase family protein — protein MVLGERKVRRIVLLTLGWEELPKSVSVYGSPPELRMREPVPGVLLQTDGGWVLLDTGFNTALIRDPALYRRFFPTVEYIPVLPGPGEPIEESLHDIGIDVDDIHLVALSHLHHDHAGGVKLFAGKVPVHAQRRELEYGLSNHPEPERNAIVRFDFDDPRIDWVLADGEAEIAPGITAVPTYGHTPGHQSFVVELDSSVGGGGFVFAFDAADLTENIEHELPIGGFIDVDPAETVEPIRRLKKLAAESGYELVPGHDPHVWPELTQRLDERFGPVLPR, from the coding sequence GTGGTGCTGGGAGAGAGAAAAGTTCGTCGTATCGTCCTGCTGACCCTCGGTTGGGAGGAATTGCCCAAGTCGGTGTCGGTATATGGGTCGCCACCGGAGCTGCGGATGCGCGAACCGGTCCCCGGCGTGCTGCTGCAGACCGACGGCGGCTGGGTGCTGCTCGACACCGGGTTCAACACCGCGCTGATCCGAGATCCGGCGCTGTACCGACGGTTCTTCCCGACCGTCGAGTACATCCCGGTGCTCCCAGGGCCCGGTGAGCCTATCGAGGAGTCGCTGCACGATATCGGCATCGACGTCGACGACATCCACCTCGTGGCGCTGTCGCATCTGCATCACGATCATGCCGGCGGCGTCAAGCTGTTCGCCGGCAAGGTACCGGTGCATGCGCAGCGCCGCGAGCTGGAGTACGGTCTGTCGAATCATCCTGAGCCAGAACGGAATGCAATCGTTCGGTTCGATTTCGACGATCCGCGGATTGACTGGGTGCTTGCCGACGGTGAAGCCGAGATCGCACCCGGTATCACCGCGGTACCGACCTACGGTCACACCCCGGGGCACCAAAGCTTCGTCGTTGAACTCGACTCCAGTGTCGGCGGCGGCGGCTTCGTGTTCGCCTTCGACGCCGCCGACCTGACCGAGAACATCGAGCACGAACTGCCGATCGGCGGGTTCATCGATGTCGACCCGGCCGAGACAGTCGAACCGATCCGGCGGCTGAAGAAGCTGGCCGCCGAGTCGGGGTACGAGCTGGTTCCCGGCCACGACCCGCACGTGTGGCCGGAGCTGACCCAGCGGCTCGACGAGCGGTTCGGTCCGGTGCTGCCGCGGTGA
- a CDS encoding TetR-like C-terminal domain-containing protein: MTGRRLARIGGGAIVDSEYVNADVPEEVRRAVLTAAHDELIRWGLERFDIPTLCARHKIDEALVTLYWGDGRNLALDALLYWSDETLAPADTGSLRSDLQALAAAVARQVNTDTGRSLLRAMVVNDRAAFADDRRKAFWLKRFAGFRMIFDRAVERGEVRDGVDLIAAMQLILAPINVRALYTTDPIEPSYCEAIADLAWHAVAAR, from the coding sequence TTGACTGGCCGTAGGCTGGCACGAATTGGAGGTGGAGCGATCGTCGACTCGGAGTATGTGAACGCCGATGTCCCCGAAGAGGTCCGCCGCGCCGTATTGACCGCTGCCCACGACGAACTGATCCGGTGGGGCTTGGAGCGCTTCGATATCCCCACGCTGTGTGCCCGGCACAAAATCGACGAGGCACTGGTCACCCTCTATTGGGGTGATGGCCGCAATCTTGCCCTCGACGCGTTGCTGTACTGGAGCGATGAAACCCTCGCCCCGGCTGACACCGGATCCCTGCGCAGCGATCTGCAGGCACTCGCCGCTGCGGTGGCCCGCCAGGTCAACACCGACACCGGCCGGAGCCTGTTGCGCGCGATGGTCGTCAATGACCGCGCTGCATTCGCCGATGACAGAAGGAAGGCGTTCTGGCTGAAACGGTTCGCCGGCTTCCGGATGATCTTCGACCGGGCAGTCGAACGCGGTGAGGTACGGGACGGCGTGGACCTGATCGCCGCCATGCAGCTGATACTCGCGCCGATCAACGTGCGCGCGCTCTACACCACCGACCCGATCGAACCGAGTTACTGCGAGGCCATCGCAGACCTGGCGTGGCACGCCGTCGCGGCGCGCTGA